In one Bosea sp. RAC05 genomic region, the following are encoded:
- the puhB gene encoding photosynthetic complex putative assembly protein PuhB: MSHDDFAFEPIPGLPARPPEGETILWQGGPDWRGLAWRAFHVREVAFYFGALVAAQPVLALIQGTPLAATLLPMTWIALAGSVAAGLLAALAWLAARGTVYTITNRRLVMRFGIALPMTINLPFALVAGAGLKLRRSGLGDIPVALVPGERVSYIVMWPHARPWRLGRPEPMLRDLPEAERAADILARALSVHCGAAVPARLPVADAANDQRLPQGMAAAG; encoded by the coding sequence ATGAGCCACGACGATTTCGCCTTCGAGCCGATTCCCGGCCTGCCCGCCCGTCCGCCGGAGGGTGAAACCATCCTCTGGCAGGGCGGGCCGGACTGGCGCGGCCTCGCCTGGCGCGCCTTCCATGTCCGCGAGGTCGCCTTCTATTTCGGCGCCCTCGTCGCCGCCCAGCCGGTGCTCGCGCTGATCCAGGGCACGCCGCTCGCCGCCACGCTGCTGCCGATGACCTGGATCGCTTTGGCGGGCAGCGTCGCCGCCGGCCTGCTCGCCGCGCTCGCCTGGCTCGCCGCCCGCGGCACCGTCTACACGATCACGAACCGCCGGCTCGTGATGCGCTTCGGCATCGCCCTGCCGATGACGATCAACCTGCCCTTCGCGCTCGTGGCCGGAGCCGGCCTGAAGCTGCGTCGCAGCGGCCTGGGAGACATCCCGGTCGCCCTCGTCCCGGGGGAGCGTGTCTCCTACATCGTCATGTGGCCGCATGCGCGGCCCTGGCGCCTGGGGCGGCCGGAGCCGATGCTGCGGGATCTGCCGGAGGCCGAGCGCGCCGCCGACATCCTGGCCCGCGCCCTGTCGGTCCATTGCGGCGCCGCTGTCCCCGCACGCCTGCCGGTTGCGGACGCCGCCAACGACCAGCGCCTGCCCCAGGGCATGGCGGCGGCGGGTTGA
- the puhC gene encoding photosynthetic complex assembly protein PuhC: MSDTALPPQPSTSLSPPRWTLVGMALMMVATIAIAGFARQTGIGATGIPDSPTVARADLRFEDREDGSVLVRDGSGRALATIAVGADGFIRGTMRSLARQRKQAGLPRDLPFLLERRENGRLSLSDPSTGARIELDAFGSGNAATFARFLPPRENRS, translated from the coding sequence ATGAGCGACACCGCCCTTCCCCCGCAACCATCGACCAGCCTGTCGCCACCGCGCTGGACGCTGGTCGGCATGGCCCTGATGATGGTCGCGACGATCGCCATTGCCGGCTTCGCGCGCCAGACCGGCATCGGCGCCACCGGCATCCCGGACAGTCCGACCGTCGCCCGGGCCGATCTGCGCTTCGAGGACCGCGAGGACGGCTCCGTCCTGGTCCGTGACGGCTCCGGCCGGGCGCTCGCGACGATCGCCGTCGGCGCCGACGGCTTCATCCGCGGCACGATGCGCAGCCTGGCGCGCCAGCGCAAACAGGCCGGCCTGCCGCGGGACCTGCCCTTCCTCCTGGAGCGTCGCGAGAATGGCCGCCTGAGCCTGAGCGATCCTTCGACCGGCGCCCGGATCGAGCTCGACGCCTTCGGAAGCGGCAACGCCGCCACCTTCGCGCGCTTCCTGCCCCCTCGGGAGAACCGCTCATGA